The Alkalibacter saccharofermentans DSM 14828 genome includes a window with the following:
- a CDS encoding tripartite tricarboxylate transporter TctB family protein, with translation MLKRLLNADAIFASIVLAISVGFYIMSLSFTRETVGGNVNEGFFPRMLAVGVALMALYIIIGSIKNNVHYFELKDGNKDILKTVGICMSLFVLYIISWNHVHFLIKTIIFLLAMCRVLKLKLLFSVIYSVVFSVGIYMLFTQAFRILL, from the coding sequence ATGTTAAAAAGATTGCTGAATGCGGATGCTATTTTTGCAAGTATAGTTTTAGCTATCAGTGTAGGATTTTATATAATGTCTCTGTCGTTTACAAGGGAGACTGTGGGTGGAAATGTAAATGAGGGGTTTTTCCCCAGGATGCTGGCAGTCGGCGTTGCTTTAATGGCTTTGTACATCATCATTGGAAGCATTAAGAACAATGTGCATTATTTTGAGCTTAAAGACGGAAATAAAGATATTTTAAAAACTGTGGGCATCTGTATGTCTCTGTTCGTACTTTACATAATATCATGGAATCATGTTCACTTTTTGATAAAAACAATCATTTTTTTACTTGCCATGTGTAGAGTGCTTAAGCTCAAGCTTTTGTTTTCTGTAATATACTCTGTTGTTTTTAGTGTAGGGATATACATGCTTTTTACCCAGGCATTCAGAATTCTTTTGTGA
- a CDS encoding tripartite tricarboxylate transporter permease — protein sequence MEWIESLIGVFSPSVLIFLILGVLAGYVIGVLPGLSATMAVAILTPVTFWLRPDQGFAMLIGVFNSAIFAGGISAVLINTPGTPASIASTFDGYAMTQKGQPGLALGLNTIFSCIGGWFGTLVLALAAFPLARFALKFGPTEYFAIAIFGLAMMVSVSGKSIIKGLMIGYLGLLLSTVGADPMFSTPRFTLGVTELFDGISFIPVMIGLFGLGEIWTQMYDGANLEKVERITCLGRIFPTWKEFKACMPGSVIASIISVFVGIIPGAGGDISGIISWDQAKRISKKPEEFGKGSVEGVAVTSLSNNAALGGALITMMTLGVPGEAVSAVLIGALMMYGMDPGPSLFSENAAFVHTFIMLMMVAYVLIMIIGLLSAKHCNIILNVKKELIWMTVIVFCVVGAFSMNSSYIDVVIMAISGFAGFFFRKMNYPLGPIILGLLLGNMAESNFRRSMAMFNGSYTAFFTNPISAVLLTLAALAIVVPLIKHIFKKRENYI from the coding sequence ATGGAATGGATTGAATCATTAATAGGTGTTTTTTCGCCATCCGTATTGATTTTCTTGATACTGGGCGTTTTAGCGGGATATGTCATCGGCGTTTTGCCGGGCTTGTCCGCGACAATGGCGGTAGCCATACTTACTCCGGTTACGTTTTGGCTAAGGCCGGATCAAGGTTTTGCAATGCTGATAGGAGTATTTAACTCCGCGATATTCGCAGGAGGCATATCGGCGGTACTTATAAACACACCGGGAACTCCGGCATCGATAGCAAGCACCTTTGACGGCTATGCAATGACCCAAAAGGGGCAACCGGGCTTGGCCCTTGGACTCAATACGATTTTCTCTTGTATTGGCGGATGGTTTGGAACATTGGTTCTTGCCTTGGCTGCATTTCCTTTAGCCAGATTTGCCTTGAAGTTTGGCCCTACCGAATACTTTGCAATAGCGATATTTGGACTGGCCATGATGGTAAGCGTCTCAGGGAAGTCGATAATAAAGGGATTGATGATAGGGTATCTAGGTCTTCTTTTATCCACAGTTGGAGCAGATCCAATGTTTTCAACACCCCGATTCACATTGGGTGTTACAGAGTTGTTCGACGGGATTTCGTTTATTCCGGTTATGATAGGGTTGTTTGGATTAGGTGAAATCTGGACCCAGATGTATGATGGGGCTAATCTGGAAAAAGTTGAAAGAATAACATGTCTTGGAAGGATCTTTCCCACATGGAAAGAGTTCAAAGCCTGCATGCCCGGGTCTGTAATAGCATCGATAATTTCGGTTTTTGTCGGCATAATACCTGGAGCCGGTGGAGATATCAGCGGAATAATCAGCTGGGATCAGGCCAAGAGAATTTCAAAAAAACCTGAAGAGTTTGGCAAGGGTTCAGTAGAAGGTGTAGCTGTAACCTCTCTTTCAAACAATGCGGCTCTTGGAGGCGCGCTGATTACGATGATGACGCTAGGAGTTCCTGGAGAAGCAGTATCTGCAGTTCTGATTGGTGCATTGATGATGTACGGAATGGATCCGGGACCATCCTTGTTTTCAGAAAATGCCGCATTTGTCCATACTTTCATAATGTTGATGATGGTAGCTTACGTATTGATAATGATCATCGGGTTGTTGTCGGCTAAGCATTGCAACATCATTTTAAATGTAAAAAAAGAGCTTATCTGGATGACTGTTATAGTATTTTGTGTTGTAGGCGCGTTTTCGATGAACTCTTCATATATTGATGTGGTGATAATGGCCATAAGCGGTTTTGCAGGATTCTTCTTCAGAAAGATGAACTATCCACTAGGTCCGATAATACTTGGATTGCTTCTTGGAAATATGGCGGAGAGCAACTTTAGAAGGTCGATGGCCATGTTCAACGGTTCATATACAGCGTTTTTTACAAACCCGATATCTGCAGTTTTGCTGACATTGGCTGCATTGGCTATAGTGGTTCCGTTGATCAAGCATATATTCAAAAAAAGAGAAAACTACATATAA
- a CDS encoding HIT family protein, with protein MENCFYCEKSDKLNELMVKVIDLAYSDVYLIRNQNFPGRCVVAYKDHKRELFELEKQELIGFTEEVSLVTKVINDMFKADKMNYGIYGDGVPHLHYHIVPKKKDEYCWGAPFSLTGNDNYLEETELQDRAAKIRSEIQKGR; from the coding sequence TTGGAGAATTGTTTTTACTGCGAAAAATCAGACAAGCTGAATGAATTGATGGTCAAGGTAATTGATCTTGCTTACTCAGATGTCTACCTGATAAGAAATCAGAATTTTCCAGGCAGATGCGTAGTAGCTTACAAAGATCACAAGAGAGAACTCTTTGAGCTTGAAAAACAAGAGTTGATTGGCTTTACTGAGGAAGTGTCGCTGGTAACAAAGGTAATAAACGATATGTTTAAAGCGGATAAAATGAACTACGGGATATACGGAGACGGAGTTCCGCATCTTCATTATCACATTGTACCCAAGAAAAAAGACGAGTATTGTTGGGGAGCGCCCTTCAGTTTGACCGGTAATGATAATTACTTAGAGGAAACCGAGCTTCAGGATAGAGCGGCGAAAATCAGAAGTGAAATTCAAAAGGGTAGATGA
- a CDS encoding bifunctional 4-hydroxy-2-oxoglutarate aldolase/2-dehydro-3-deoxy-phosphogluconate aldolase, whose translation MKKTIEQLYEHKIIAIIRGVKLTQMASLADALLKGGICCMEVTFDNCSERGQQETLESIHILKRTFDSQVVLGAGTVLTEKQVCDAQNAGASFIISPNVSKEVITKTKELGMVSIPGAMTPSEVVAAHGFGADIVKLFPAGMFGVSYLKAVRGPLRHIPMMAVGGINPDNIAEFLEAGACGVGIGGNLVNLKYIKDDRYDLISAEAKRFSDAIKI comes from the coding sequence ATGAAAAAGACTATAGAACAATTGTACGAACACAAGATCATCGCAATAATCAGGGGAGTGAAACTTACTCAGATGGCCTCTTTGGCAGATGCATTGCTAAAAGGCGGTATTTGCTGCATGGAAGTTACATTCGACAATTGCAGCGAAAGAGGTCAGCAAGAAACACTGGAAAGTATCCACATATTGAAAAGAACATTCGATTCGCAAGTAGTGCTTGGTGCAGGGACTGTTCTAACGGAAAAACAAGTTTGTGATGCCCAAAACGCTGGAGCCTCTTTCATAATATCTCCCAATGTATCTAAGGAAGTAATAACAAAAACAAAAGAGCTTGGAATGGTCTCTATACCTGGAGCGATGACTCCCAGTGAAGTAGTGGCGGCGCATGGATTTGGTGCAGACATAGTCAAGCTTTTTCCTGCGGGCATGTTTGGAGTATCTTATCTAAAAGCAGTAAGAGGGCCCTTAAGGCACATACCTATGATGGCGGTGGGAGGAATAAATCCTGATAATATAGCTGAGTTTCTGGAAGCAGGAGCTTGTGGTGTCGGCATCGGAGGCAACTTGGTGAATCTTAAATATATTAAAGACGACAGATATGACTTGATTAGCGCTGAAGCAAAAAGATTTTCAGATGCTATAAAAATATAA
- a CDS encoding iron-containing alcohol dehydrogenase family protein, whose amino-acid sequence MIDFVVNRQVLVGKDTIDEIGGILKWNEKKKVLLVVYNQNADCVKKIIDSIVKSGMEYSIYDKIQAEPDLEVIDNGVALCLEENCDSVVAVGGGSVIDASKTIAMIAANGGKTIDYQLGGKEVEKLPLFYIAVPTTAGTGAEATKVSVIYNKEKGWKKAIYHTSMIAQTAILDPMTTVGLPPKVTVFTGIDAITHAIESYVSVFSNEVSKMYSLKALKLLADNIVKVYNDPNDIQARENMLLGSYFAGCAISVGTCLAHIVGQPMGAIHKISHGEACSICLIPSMELNLEYALEEYAEIAKVLGVKEDGKKNKEIALEGIEKLRIIAKAINAPEKLTEYVSKDKIDVEYMLDNIQGSMGHIKTNPRPVSRELFKELIESVI is encoded by the coding sequence ATGATAGATTTTGTTGTGAACAGACAAGTGCTGGTAGGAAAAGATACAATTGACGAAATTGGTGGAATACTGAAATGGAATGAAAAAAAGAAGGTTTTGTTGGTTGTGTATAACCAAAATGCGGATTGTGTTAAAAAAATAATCGACTCAATCGTAAAAAGCGGCATGGAGTATTCCATCTATGACAAAATTCAGGCAGAACCTGATCTGGAAGTCATAGATAACGGCGTTGCATTATGCCTGGAAGAAAACTGCGACAGCGTAGTTGCTGTCGGAGGTGGAAGCGTGATCGATGCTTCAAAAACCATAGCGATGATAGCGGCCAACGGTGGAAAGACTATAGATTATCAACTGGGTGGAAAAGAAGTCGAAAAGCTTCCCTTGTTTTATATAGCTGTTCCAACCACAGCAGGTACTGGTGCCGAAGCTACTAAAGTCAGCGTCATATACAACAAGGAAAAGGGATGGAAAAAAGCGATTTATCACACTTCGATGATAGCGCAAACAGCAATACTTGATCCAATGACTACTGTGGGATTGCCTCCTAAAGTAACTGTTTTCACCGGGATAGATGCTATTACTCATGCAATTGAATCCTATGTTTCTGTTTTCTCAAATGAAGTGTCAAAGATGTACTCGTTGAAGGCGTTAAAATTATTGGCAGACAATATCGTGAAGGTGTATAACGATCCTAATGATATACAAGCAAGAGAAAATATGCTTTTAGGAAGCTATTTCGCGGGATGCGCGATATCTGTAGGCACGTGTCTTGCCCATATCGTGGGACAGCCTATGGGTGCGATACACAAAATTTCTCACGGTGAAGCATGCTCCATATGCTTGATACCTTCCATGGAACTGAACCTTGAATACGCTTTGGAAGAATACGCAGAAATCGCAAAGGTGCTCGGCGTAAAAGAAGATGGAAAGAAAAACAAAGAGATTGCCTTGGAGGGAATAGAAAAGTTAAGAATTATAGCAAAGGCTATAAATGCTCCCGAAAAACTTACTGAATATGTATCAAAAGATAAGATAGATGTTGAATATATGCTGGACAACATTCAAGGTTCCATGGGACATATCAAGACCAACCCCCGTCCTGTAAGCCGTGAGCTTTTCAAAGAACTTATTGAATCAGTCATATAA
- a CDS encoding 2-dehydro-3-deoxygalactonokinase, producing MKKYNITIDTGTTNTRTILWNEEKTMLAVSNSPVGVRNTAIDGNNHQLKAAVKRCLLELLETENIGFDDIGWVIASGMITSNVGLVEIPHLVAPAGIKDLVEAIEPVLLEEICPLPIWFIPGVKNSGDKIDVSNFEAMDIMRGEEVESCAIIDGLHDNNKMLLVLPGSHTKFVAVDENGNMTGCLTSIAGELISSITNNTIIADAVGRKFVQEDTYNQDMLLLGYETAKKVGLGRTCFSARILNLFAARSNEDMANFILGAVLQDDVAAIKASDAVKADGNTTVVVSGKNPLQQALLDIFEHDNSFAKVVSFTPEGNMPLSAVGAYLIAEQNKSIREVV from the coding sequence ATGAAAAAATATAATATTACCATTGATACGGGAACAACCAATACCAGGACTATTTTATGGAATGAAGAAAAAACAATGCTTGCTGTTTCCAATAGCCCGGTAGGAGTAAGAAATACAGCTATTGACGGAAATAACCACCAGCTTAAGGCTGCAGTTAAAAGATGCTTGCTGGAGTTGCTGGAGACTGAAAACATAGGCTTTGATGATATCGGTTGGGTAATAGCAAGCGGTATGATTACATCAAACGTGGGCCTTGTCGAGATTCCGCATTTGGTAGCTCCTGCCGGAATAAAGGACCTTGTAGAGGCAATCGAACCGGTGTTGCTGGAAGAAATCTGTCCGCTGCCCATATGGTTCATCCCCGGCGTAAAAAATTCGGGAGACAAAATAGATGTTTCAAATTTTGAAGCTATGGATATAATGAGAGGTGAAGAGGTCGAAAGCTGTGCGATAATCGACGGACTTCACGATAACAACAAGATGCTGCTGGTTTTGCCGGGCTCCCACACCAAATTTGTTGCTGTGGATGAAAACGGCAATATGACAGGTTGCCTTACTTCTATAGCCGGCGAGCTGATATCGTCAATAACAAACAATACTATCATAGCCGATGCCGTGGGCAGAAAGTTTGTTCAGGAGGATACATATAACCAGGACATGTTGCTGCTTGGATACGAAACTGCAAAAAAAGTTGGGCTGGGACGTACTTGCTTTTCGGCAAGGATCTTAAATCTATTTGCGGCAAGAAGCAATGAAGATATGGCCAACTTCATCCTAGGAGCTGTATTGCAAGATGACGTGGCGGCGATAAAAGCCTCTGATGCAGTCAAGGCGGATGGAAATACCACAGTTGTAGTTTCGGGCAAGAATCCATTGCAGCAGGCTTTGCTTGACATATTCGAGCATGACAATTCCTTTGCAAAGGTAGTGTCCTTCACTCCTGAAGGTAACATGCCCTTGTCAGCTGTAGGAGCATACTTGATAGCAGAGCAGAACAAATCGATACGGGAGGTAGTTTAG
- a CDS encoding C-terminal binding protein, with product MVGKKVVITDYQYENVDNERKIVEEAGFALEVYNSKEKSDVISAVREADAVIVQYADIDEEVISHMEKCKVIIKYGIGFNNIDTKAASQKGIYVCNVPDYGIDEVANHAIAMIMALAKKLITIDGALKKGDWSYDSIIPLYRMAGSTLGLVGLGRIPMSVAKKMKGFDMEILAYDPFVDKKLAEENGVKLVDFDTLCTKSDFISVHCPLNDDTLHLFNKDVFDKMKETAYIINTARGPVINEADLIEALKAKKIAGAGLDVFEVEPITKDNELLNLDNVIATPHIAWYSEQAINSVQSKAAIEAVNVISGNKPLNPVNSF from the coding sequence ATGGTAGGAAAAAAGGTCGTCATAACAGATTATCAATATGAAAATGTGGATAACGAAAGAAAAATAGTTGAGGAAGCCGGATTTGCCTTGGAGGTCTATAATAGTAAGGAGAAATCGGATGTAATATCAGCTGTCAGAGAAGCTGATGCTGTAATAGTTCAGTATGCTGATATCGACGAGGAAGTAATTTCCCATATGGAAAAATGCAAGGTAATAATCAAGTACGGCATAGGTTTCAACAACATAGATACAAAGGCTGCATCCCAAAAAGGCATTTATGTATGCAACGTTCCGGATTATGGCATAGATGAAGTAGCAAACCATGCAATCGCGATGATTATGGCACTTGCTAAGAAGCTGATAACTATCGATGGGGCTCTGAAAAAGGGTGACTGGAGCTATGATTCCATAATACCTCTTTACCGTATGGCAGGAAGCACTTTAGGGCTCGTGGGTCTGGGAAGGATTCCCATGTCTGTGGCAAAAAAAATGAAGGGATTTGATATGGAGATACTGGCTTATGATCCTTTTGTGGATAAAAAGCTTGCAGAAGAAAATGGCGTGAAGTTGGTGGACTTTGATACTTTGTGCACAAAAAGCGACTTTATATCCGTCCATTGTCCTTTAAATGATGATACCCTTCATCTATTCAACAAAGACGTCTTTGATAAAATGAAAGAGACTGCATATATTATAAATACAGCCAGAGGTCCGGTAATTAACGAAGCCGACTTGATTGAAGCGTTAAAGGCGAAGAAGATAGCCGGTGCAGGTCTTGACGTATTTGAGGTCGAACCGATCACCAAAGATAACGAGCTGCTAAACTTGGACAACGTCATAGCAACTCCCCACATAGCCTGGTACAGCGAGCAAGCCATAAATTCAGTCCAATCTAAGGCAGCTATAGAAGCTGTCAATGTAATCAGCGGAAACAAGCCGTTAAACCCGGTAAACAGTTTCTAG
- a CDS encoding cupin domain-containing protein produces MYTENDKILQQNVGEGVVRKVLSYSDNLMCCELKFKKGSIGALHSHPHEQIGYVISGSFEYEEEGSKVVVKAGDTYYVAPNIVHGVVALEDSVLLDIFAPKREDFLL; encoded by the coding sequence ATGTATACAGAAAACGATAAGATTTTGCAGCAAAATGTGGGCGAGGGCGTAGTTAGAAAAGTTCTTTCCTATAGCGACAACCTAATGTGCTGCGAACTTAAATTCAAAAAAGGATCTATAGGAGCTCTTCATTCACATCCTCATGAGCAAATAGGCTACGTAATATCAGGCTCTTTTGAATATGAGGAAGAAGGAAGCAAGGTAGTAGTAAAAGCCGGAGACACCTATTATGTTGCTCCAAATATCGTTCATGGAGTAGTAGCACTGGAAGATTCCGTGCTTCTTGATATATTTGCTCCTAAAAGGGAAGATTTTTTATTATGA
- a CDS encoding AI-2E family transporter gives MNSIDWVFIFDDSGKDFPMDKIKFKQYFLIITYGITLFIALTNIKSVFSVLGRLHSIAVPFIYGLVLAYLLNMPYKSFRERVFKPLEAKGKTSKKAAVALSILSTYLAVIITLAFLFRFIIPQLISSITQLIQNIPFYLETLENWAIYLDDTFGVEQMIEWYDSDFWSNISNRATELLTQILPYVGDYLMGLTSGIYNWLIGLIISVYLLYGKDLLIRQMNRITKAFCPDKYFVRTIEISHRANYIFNRFITGNVIDSLIVGIICFIGMNAFQMPFPLLVSVIIGITNIIPIFGPFIGAVPGIFIILIVDPVKALVFMFFILALQQVDGNIIKPRIVGNTVGLPGLWVLVSIILGAGLFGITGMLLGVPTFALIYSLLRDEVNERLKEKGNEILE, from the coding sequence ATGAATAGTATTGATTGGGTATTTATATTTGATGATTCAGGAAAGGACTTTCCTATGGACAAAATAAAATTCAAACAGTATTTTCTTATAATAACATACGGCATTACCTTGTTTATTGCCCTTACAAATATTAAGTCTGTGTTTAGTGTGTTGGGGAGGCTGCATTCAATAGCAGTCCCGTTCATATACGGCTTGGTGCTGGCATACCTTCTGAACATGCCATACAAGAGCTTTAGAGAGAGGGTTTTCAAGCCTCTTGAAGCGAAGGGGAAAACCTCGAAAAAGGCAGCTGTGGCCCTGTCCATACTATCCACATATTTGGCGGTCATAATCACTCTTGCTTTTTTATTCAGATTCATCATACCTCAATTGATAAGCAGCATCACTCAGCTTATCCAAAACATACCCTTTTATTTGGAGACCTTGGAAAACTGGGCTATATACTTGGATGATACCTTTGGAGTGGAGCAGATGATCGAGTGGTATGACAGTGATTTTTGGTCCAATATTTCCAATCGTGCAACAGAGCTGTTGACGCAGATATTGCCATACGTGGGTGATTATCTTATGGGATTGACATCAGGAATTTACAACTGGCTAATCGGCCTTATAATTTCAGTATACCTTCTCTACGGAAAAGACCTTCTGATAAGACAGATGAACAGGATAACAAAGGCTTTTTGCCCGGATAAATATTTTGTCAGGACTATCGAAATAAGCCACAGGGCAAATTATATCTTCAACAGATTTATAACAGGTAACGTGATAGATTCACTGATAGTGGGGATAATCTGCTTTATAGGCATGAATGCCTTTCAGATGCCTTTTCCTCTTTTGGTAAGCGTGATAATAGGCATAACGAATATAATTCCCATATTCGGTCCATTCATTGGAGCTGTTCCCGGGATATTTATAATACTCATTGTAGATCCTGTCAAAGCTTTGGTTTTTATGTTCTTTATACTTGCGCTGCAGCAGGTTGACGGCAATATAATAAAACCTAGAATCGTAGGAAATACTGTAGGGCTTCCGGGGCTCTGGGTTTTGGTATCCATTATCCTGGGGGCGGGTTTATTCGGGATAACAGGCATGCTTTTGGGGGTGCCGACGTTTGCGCTGATTTATTCCCTTCTTCGAGATGAAGTGAATGAAAGATTAAAGGAAAAGGGAAATGAGATTCTGGAATGA
- a CDS encoding L-lactate MFS transporter — MEKVTDINVNNPKKRWIYVLLGILIMMCLGTVYSWSVIRSPIEELFNIGSTQSGLPYMTSLAFYAIFMLLSGKYLDKVSPRVTITIGSVLVALGWVLSSFATNIYMLTLTYGVIIGSGVGIAYGSPMTIVAKWFPENRGLAVGLVLIGFGLSPLVTAPLLRTLIEIKGVTDTFVILGVSFGIIMPLLSMPIKSPKDTGIKDGSSASNQSTDKDQVDTSRMIKSKGFKGLYLSFLIGTMIGLMIIGMTSNVGVDMIGLDAHQVAFLMTIFAVFNGIGRPFYGWLTDRLSAKKAMFFSYVMIAVAAGIMIAAGEGTTIRFLVGFSIFWFNLGGWLAIAPASTLSMYGTKHYSQNYGVVFTAYGVGAITGVTGSGMLLDAVHDYHAVFYLIIGLCILGMIFSQTLIKKCD; from the coding sequence ATGGAAAAAGTTACGGATATAAATGTAAATAACCCAAAAAAAAGATGGATTTATGTTTTGTTGGGAATATTGATTATGATGTGCCTGGGAACAGTATATTCATGGAGTGTTATAAGAAGTCCAATCGAAGAGCTGTTTAACATAGGTTCGACTCAAAGCGGGCTTCCTTATATGACATCACTGGCATTTTATGCTATATTCATGCTCTTGTCGGGCAAGTACCTGGACAAGGTGAGCCCCAGGGTAACAATTACCATTGGTTCTGTGCTTGTGGCCCTGGGATGGGTACTGTCATCTTTTGCCACCAATATATATATGCTCACCCTTACTTATGGCGTCATTATAGGCTCCGGCGTGGGTATAGCATATGGATCGCCTATGACGATAGTTGCCAAGTGGTTTCCTGAAAACAGAGGACTGGCGGTAGGATTGGTGCTTATTGGCTTTGGATTGTCTCCTCTTGTCACAGCGCCGCTCCTGAGGACGCTTATCGAGATTAAAGGGGTAACGGATACCTTCGTGATACTGGGGGTTTCATTCGGCATTATAATGCCCCTGCTTAGCATGCCCATAAAGTCGCCAAAGGACACTGGAATAAAAGACGGGAGCAGCGCTTCCAATCAATCGACTGACAAGGACCAGGTCGACACGTCGCGGATGATTAAATCCAAAGGATTCAAAGGTCTTTATCTAAGCTTTCTCATAGGCACGATGATAGGACTTATGATAATTGGAATGACAAGCAATGTAGGAGTGGACATGATAGGCCTTGATGCCCACCAGGTGGCATTTTTGATGACCATATTCGCCGTTTTCAATGGCATTGGAAGGCCCTTTTATGGCTGGCTTACAGATAGGCTGTCTGCAAAAAAAGCGATGTTCTTTTCATACGTGATGATAGCAGTAGCTGCGGGGATAATGATTGCTGCAGGTGAAGGGACAACTATAAGGTTTTTGGTGGGGTTTTCAATATTTTGGTTTAACCTCGGCGGCTGGCTTGCAATTGCCCCTGCTTCTACCCTTTCCATGTACGGGACCAAGCACTATAGCCAAAACTACGGAGTCGTTTTTACTGCCTACGGGGTAGGAGCTATAACCGGTGTTACTGGTTCAGGGATGCTTCTCGATGCCGTTCACGATTATCATGCAGTGTTTTACTTAATAATTGGACTTTGTATTTTAGGAATGATATTTTCGCAAACTTTAATTAAAAAATGCGACTAA
- a CDS encoding SDR family NAD(P)-dependent oxidoreductase, which yields MLAIDLRGKIAFVTGSSRGIGKSCAKTLAQAGAKVIINYNTNKEAALEVAKEIGGDTPIIQGDVTDPQKVEDMLNFIKEKYGRLDILVNNAGTTTEYNLEDLPVEDIQKIFEVNLFGTFYCTKFALPLMKENGGTIINISSTSMYTGAGGGAHYAASKSALLGFTRNLAKDYGQYNIRTNSIAVTMVNTELLINRKTGDLKSKIESVPVKRLCEPEEVGYLTAFLASDMAGYINGEVITMDGGRTYA from the coding sequence ATGCTGGCGATAGATTTACGAGGCAAAATAGCCTTTGTTACAGGTTCTTCCCGGGGCATAGGAAAGTCCTGTGCAAAAACACTGGCTCAAGCGGGTGCAAAGGTAATAATCAACTATAATACGAATAAAGAAGCCGCCCTGGAAGTTGCAAAGGAAATAGGCGGAGACACCCCCATTATTCAAGGGGATGTTACCGATCCACAAAAGGTTGAGGACATGTTAAATTTCATTAAGGAAAAATACGGCAGGCTAGATATCTTGGTGAATAACGCAGGAACTACCACCGAATATAATCTTGAGGATCTTCCCGTTGAGGACATACAAAAGATTTTTGAAGTGAACCTGTTTGGAACGTTCTACTGCACCAAGTTCGCCCTTCCCCTAATGAAGGAAAACGGGGGTACTATCATAAACATCTCCTCAACAAGCATGTATACAGGGGCCGGTGGAGGCGCCCATTACGCTGCATCCAAATCTGCGCTTTTAGGATTTACCAGAAACCTTGCAAAAGATTACGGCCAATACAATATAAGGACCAATTCAATTGCTGTGACTATGGTTAATACCGAGCTTTTGATTAACAGAAAGACTGGAGACTTAAAATCAAAGATCGAAAGCGTGCCTGTCAAGAGACTTTGCGAGCCTGAGGAGGTAGGTTATCTTACTGCCTTTTTAGCATCGGACATGGCGGGGTATATAAATGGTGAGGTCATAACTATGGACGGCGGAAGAACGTACGCATAG